A DNA window from Mycoplasmopsis pullorum contains the following coding sequences:
- a CDS encoding MAG3720 family protein: MANQLFINFWIKSDQMVYQINEVKNNKIFTLAKSSGPLTTNIKTLLSVLEQISHELDLKHTLKTVVTNVIIDDVKFPEITLNKVNQEIEVENKIVNNNHQLEINRLIYNALADKNNDIILKLNQYQFLVENDSQINEYKNFPINKNGNKVKTLATYFSLPNTHNFLKVKDIFESYFQNVNFVLKSQVLGFNSYNESGFNINLDLNYNYFSVALIYNGQIVDYLGSSMGIESILKDLQATWKIDDSQQVYKKYCFYQLNANKTNDTEVVLYREVFQNFLSKMLVQTNQFVANLNLNTGINTITLSGFLVDDLNFKNLNFNFAFKRIVQTQELIIANHLSEEEFIFQSISEYELNSLLLENNQAQTINQFLKVSTQKESWLQKIKKSLSQWRN, encoded by the coding sequence ATGGCTAATCAATTATTCATTAATTTTTGAATTAAATCAGACCAAATGGTTTATCAAATTAATGAAGTGAAAAATAACAAAATTTTCACACTTGCTAAATCAAGTGGTCCATTGACTACTAATATTAAAACTTTGCTATCAGTTTTAGAGCAAATTAGCCACGAACTCGATCTTAAGCATACTTTAAAAACAGTAGTAACAAATGTTATTATTGATGATGTAAAATTTCCTGAAATTACTTTAAATAAGGTAAATCAGGAAATTGAAGTAGAAAATAAGATTGTTAATAACAATCATCAATTGGAAATTAATCGTTTAATTTATAATGCACTTGCAGATAAAAACAATGACATTATTTTAAAGCTGAACCAATATCAGTTTTTAGTTGAAAATGATTCACAAATTAACGAATATAAAAATTTTCCAATCAACAAAAACGGAAACAAAGTAAAAACTTTAGCAACTTACTTTAGTTTACCAAACACACATAACTTTCTCAAAGTTAAAGACATTTTTGAGAGCTACTTTCAAAACGTAAATTTTGTTCTGAAGTCACAAGTATTAGGATTTAATTCATATAATGAAAGTGGTTTCAACATTAATCTTGATTTAAACTATAACTATTTTAGTGTTGCACTTATTTATAATGGTCAAATTGTGGACTACTTAGGCTCATCTATGGGGATAGAGAGCATTCTTAAGGACCTACAAGCGACTTGAAAAATAGATGATTCGCAACAAGTTTATAAAAAGTATTGTTTTTACCAACTCAATGCTAATAAAACTAACGACACTGAGGTGGTACTCTATCGTGAAGTTTTTCAAAATTTTTTAAGCAAAATGTTAGTCCAAACCAACCAATTTGTGGCTAATTTGAATTTGAATACTGGAATCAATACAATAACTTTAAGTGGTTTTTTAGTTGATGATCTGAATTTCAAGAATTTGAATTTCAACTTTGCTTTTAAGCGTATAGTTCAAACACAAGAATTAATTATTGCTAATCACTTATCAGAAGAAGAATTTATTTTCCAAAGTATTAGTGAATATGAACTAAATAGTCTACTTTTAGAAAATAACCAAGCACAAACAATTAATCAATTTTTAAAGGTTTCTACACAAAAAGAATCCTGATTGCAAAAAATTAAAAAATCTCTATCCCAATGGAGAAATTAA
- a CDS encoding YhcH/YjgK/YiaL family protein, whose translation MIFDNLKNIQNYKGIHKNLDIAIDWLVNNNYKDFDGERLVINDDIYLLHNHFPAANVENLICEIHHNYMDIHLFSDDQELVFFDADFKYENDQVMQEYDSTKDVMFIKSDSQKTPNHLELTKDSFVMFMKNEVHCPRTNFVGNSKEKLHKYIMKIKL comes from the coding sequence ATGATTTTTGATAACCTAAAAAATATTCAAAACTACAAAGGAATTCACAAAAACTTAGATATTGCAATTGATTGGTTAGTTAATAACAACTATAAAGATTTTGACGGTGAGCGTTTAGTAATTAATGATGATATTTATTTATTACACAATCACTTTCCAGCTGCAAATGTCGAGAATTTAATTTGTGAAATTCACCACAATTACATGGACATTCACTTATTTAGTGATGATCAAGAATTAGTATTTTTTGATGCTGATTTTAAATATGAAAATGATCAAGTTATGCAAGAATATGATTCGACCAAAGATGTTATGTTCATCAAATCTGATTCACAAAAAACACCAAATCATTTAGAATTAACCAAAGATTCATTTGTAATGTTTATGAAAAATGAAGTACACTGTCCAAGAACTAATTTTGTTGGAAATTCAAAAGAAAAATTACACAAATACATTATGAAAATTAAACTTTAA
- a CDS encoding MscL family protein, protein MFKKSINDAKSVLKKGNVFMLAIGLLLGTVFSALVSSFANDILMAAIKHNILPEQNTEWVVAGMNVGKFLGALMTFVIVTLFIFIILIVWFLIVNYRASKKPAPAPVTPKPTTEELILEELKKLNSKK, encoded by the coding sequence ATGTTTAAAAAATCAATCAATGATGCAAAGAGCGTACTTAAAAAAGGTAACGTTTTTATGCTCGCAATTGGTCTTTTACTAGGGACCGTATTCTCAGCATTAGTTAGCTCTTTTGCTAACGACATTCTTATGGCTGCTATTAAACACAATATTCTTCCAGAACAAAACACTGAATGAGTTGTTGCTGGAATGAACGTTGGTAAATTCTTAGGTGCTTTAATGACATTTGTCATTGTTACATTATTTATCTTTATTATTTTAATCGTATGATTCTTAATCGTTAACTACCGTGCAAGCAAGAAACCTGCTCCTGCACCTGTTACACCAAAACCTACAACCGAAGAATTAATTTTAGAAGAATTAAAAAAATTAAATAGCAAGAAATAG
- the ftsZ gene encoding cell division protein FtsZ: MSEFHKPNNGTVDQNSAKISLKVIGVGGAGNNAVQLMINNLAQNENDINYVDFIVANTDAQALASNSCKNQIALGKETRGLGAGADPEIGEKRARESLRDIEAKLAGTDVVIIAAGFGGGTGTGAAPVIAEAARNSGALTIAIVTTPFLIEGKKRTRIALEGIEKLKTKVDSYIIVSNEKLLEYFGDVPVDDAFQYSNVNLKNIIFAIHDILYRVGRVNIDYADVRKVLDNCGLTLVGIGQASGKDRAVKAVTKAFENHLYSAEISGAEKFLINFQFDKSTSFREIQAAINKVSEILNKDTESEDEIIIGQETLDGVEDIFKVSVIAGNVYEKVKEVPAQTNADVHSTSNDRVMVSPVHKEEVAPHHQSQPVNYSFEKAEVKEVPDFDVYKPVNTNKTEEIENILELEEDEAESYSDTNDSWF, translated from the coding sequence ATGAGTGAATTTCACAAACCAAATAATGGTACTGTCGACCAAAACAGTGCCAAAATCTCATTAAAAGTTATAGGTGTCGGCGGAGCTGGGAACAATGCTGTACAACTTATGATTAACAATTTAGCACAAAACGAAAATGACATTAACTATGTTGACTTTATCGTTGCTAACACTGATGCACAAGCATTAGCAAGTAACTCATGTAAGAATCAAATTGCATTAGGTAAAGAAACTCGTGGTTTAGGTGCTGGTGCTGATCCGGAAATCGGAGAAAAAAGAGCAAGAGAAAGTTTAAGAGATATCGAAGCTAAATTAGCTGGAACTGATGTGGTAATCATTGCGGCTGGATTTGGTGGAGGAACAGGAACCGGAGCTGCTCCAGTTATTGCCGAAGCTGCACGTAACTCAGGTGCATTAACCATTGCAATTGTTACAACTCCTTTCCTAATTGAAGGTAAAAAAAGAACTCGTATTGCTTTAGAAGGTATTGAAAAACTTAAAACCAAAGTTGATTCATACATTATTGTTTCTAATGAAAAATTATTGGAATACTTCGGAGATGTACCAGTTGATGATGCATTCCAATACTCAAATGTTAACTTAAAAAATATCATTTTCGCAATTCATGACATTTTATACAGAGTCGGACGTGTAAATATCGATTATGCGGATGTACGTAAAGTTCTTGATAACTGTGGTCTAACTTTGGTCGGTATAGGTCAAGCATCAGGAAAAGATCGTGCAGTCAAAGCCGTGACCAAGGCTTTTGAAAACCATTTATACTCTGCTGAAATTTCAGGTGCTGAAAAATTCCTAATCAACTTCCAATTTGATAAATCTACTTCATTCCGTGAAATTCAAGCGGCAATTAATAAAGTAAGCGAAATCCTTAACAAAGATACTGAAAGCGAAGACGAAATTATTATCGGTCAAGAAACTTTAGATGGTGTTGAAGATATCTTTAAAGTTTCTGTTATTGCAGGAAATGTCTATGAAAAAGTTAAAGAGGTTCCTGCTCAAACAAATGCTGATGTGCATTCAACTTCAAATGACAGAGTGATGGTGTCACCTGTGCATAAAGAAGAAGTTGCTCCACATCACCAATCTCAACCAGTTAACTACTCATTTGAAAAAGCAGAAGTTAAAGAAGTTCCTGACTTTGATGTTTACAAACCTGTAAATACAAATAAAACCGAAGAAATTGAAAACATTTTAGAACTCGAAGAGGATGAAGCTGAAAGCTATTCAGATACTAATGATTCATGATTTTAA